The following DNA comes from Corynebacterium atrinae.
GCGCGCCCTTCGGCGAGCTGGGTGCGCGCAACCCGCAACCACTCAGGCTGGTCTGCAAGCAGGGCCTTAATCTCGGCGGTAGTCAACGGCTTGTCCAGGTCATTGCGCTTGAGCGCGGCGATGGTGATGCCGAGCTTCTGAGCCACCATCGGGCGCGGGTGCGGGCCGGTGCGGCGCAGGTCGGCGAGCCACTCCGGCGGGTTTTCCAGGAGCTGCTTCAGTTCGACGTGGGTGACCGCGTTGTTCTGGAATTCCTCTGGAGTGGCGGGCAGATAGATGCCCAGCTTCTTGGCAGCGGTCTGCGGCTTCATCGCAATACCGGACGGCTGACGTGCAGAATCTTCATTCACACGCCCCACGGTAGCATTACCCCCATGCTGACCTTAAGCTTCGTCACCGGCACCGAGCCCGGAAAGTGGTTTGCGCGCTTCCGCGAGCGCACCAGCCACGGCGAACTTCGCACCCTCGATTCGGATGATCCCCTCACCGAGCTTATCGACGCCCGCGTCTCCCTCGCCCTCGTCCGCCTCCCGGACGTCCGCCTGGAGGCGGAAGGCGAAGCCTTCCACATGGTCACGCTCTACGACGAGGCCCCCGGCATCGCCCTGCCCAAGGACAGCGAACTGACTTTGCTGGATTCTCTGACCCAGGAGGATATCTCCGGGGAGATCCTCAACTACTCCGGTGCGGAGGTAGCGAAGGTGCGCGAAGGTCTGCAAGTGGTGGCCGCCAACGTCGGCGTGCTCATCGCCCCGCGCCCACTGATCAAAGTCCTCTCGCGCAAGCAGATCGAACACCGCGACTACCGTGGCCCGGGCGTGTCCCCGACCTCGATTGCCCTGGTATGGCGCAAAGACGACGACAACGAGGCGATCCAGGATTTTGTCGGCATCGCCAAAGGTCGCACCGCCAATTCCTCCCGTCAGGCCACACCGAAGCGCAGTGCTCGGGAGAAGACCTTAGCCAAGCAACAACGGCGTGGGCAGCAGCCCGCCAAGAAGAAGGCGCCCACCCGCGGTGGGCGACGCGGGCGTCGATAAGCGGTGATAAGTAACGTCACCAAAACTTCATCTTCCACCCATGTAATTTCCACTTGGGGCGGCTAATCTGGGGTCAACCGGGCAGCTGAGAGCTCGGCGGAAAGTGCCATTAGCCAGGCGATGGGGAGAACGACAACGATGTTTGATTCGACCACCACAACCGACTACCTGAACGACGATCAGCTCGACCGCCACACGTCAACGGCCACCCGCACCTACGTCATCGACACCTCCGTGTTGTTGTCTGACCCGTGGGCGCTGCGCAAGTTCGCGGAGCACCAGGTCGTGCTCCCCGTCGTTGTCATCACCGAGCTGGAAGCCAAGCGCCACCACCCCGAACTCGGATGGTTCGCCCGTCAGGCGCTGCGCATGTTGGAGGACCTGCGTTCTACCTACGAGCGCCTGGACCAGCCCGTTCCCATCAACGTCGATGGCGGCACGCTGCGCGTCGAGCTCAACCACCAAGATCAATCCGGCCTTCCGGCCGCCTTCCGCGGTACCGAAGGCGATCATCGCATCCTCGCTTGCGCCCTTAACCTGCAGCTCGAGGGGCATGACACGACGCTGGTGACCAAGGATGTGCCGCTGCGCGTCAAGGCCGGTGCGGTGGGGCTGGCGGCGGATGAATACCACGCGCAGGACGTCGTGTTCACCGGCTACACCGGCATGGAGACCATTCACACCACCGCCGAGACCATTGACGCGCTCTACCGGGATGGCTCTGTCTACGTCGACGGGGCGGAAGAACTGCCGGTGCACTGCGGCGTGACGCTGATTAGCAACACCCAGTCCGCCCTTGGACGGGTCTGCGCCGATGGCTCCGTGCGGCTCGTGCGGGGTGACATTCAGGCCTTCGGCCTCCAGGGGCGTTCGGCTGAGCAACGCGTCGCCCTTGACCTTGTGCTGGACAATTCAGTGGGCATTGTGTCCATCGGCGGCCGGGCTGGAACCGGCAAGTCGGCGCTCGCCCTGTGCGCCGGGTTGGAAGCTGTCCTCGAGCGCAACGAGCATCGCCGGATCGTCGTCTTCCGCCCGCTCTACGCCGTCGGCGGGCAGAACCTCGGCTACCTGCCAGGTTCGGAAACAGAGAAGATGAACCCCTGGGCGCAGGCGGTGTTCGACACCCTCGACGGGCTGGTCTCGGACAACGTGATGGAAGAAATCCAGGCCCGCGATCTCATCGAAGTCCTCCCGCTTACCCACATTCGCGGCCGCAGCCTGCACGACTCCTTCGTCATCGTGGACGAGGCCCAATCGCTGGAACGCAACGTGCTGCTGACAGTACTGTCGCGCCTGGGCCGTGGCTCGCGCGTCGTGCTCACCCACGACGTGGCGCAGCGCGACAACCTGCGTGTCGGACGTCATGATGGGGTACAGGCGGTCATCGAGAAGCTCAAGGATCACGAACTCTTCGCCCACATCACGCTGCAGCGATCCGAACGCTCAGCCATCGCCGAGTTGGTCACCGACCTCCTCGAAGACAACCACTAATCACGGCCCCGTTTGCGGGCCACGTGGACCCTAGGAGACAATCGCGGGCATGGCTGAAGCGACCTTCACTCTGCGTCCTATTCGTCCGGAGGATTACCTCCAAGTCCGTGCGATCTATGAAATGGGCCTTGAATCAGGGCACGCAACTTACGAAACTAAGGCTCCCACCTGGGAGGAATTCAGCCGCATCAAGATGATGGAAACCGTCTTCGTGGCCGTGGACATCGATGACCCGGACAAACTCCTCGGCTGGGTCGCCGCGGCCCCGGTCTCTTCCCGCTCGGTCTTCCACGGCGTGGTGGAAAACTCCATTTACATCCACCCCGATGCCGCTGGCCGGGGCGTGGCCGGCGCACTGCTGGACAAGCTCATCGAGACCTGCCAGCAACTGCACAAGTGGGGTATTCATGCTTGGGTCTTCCCGGAAAACGAAGGATCCGCGGGACTGCACAAGTCTCGCGGATTCCAAAAAGTGGGCACCTTCCACCACATGGCGAAGATGACCTACGGCGAGCTCGCAGGTCAGTGGCGCGACACCGACGTCTACGAGCTCCTATTGCCCAAGCCGGGCGAATAAGGCCGTCCGTTAGTCGATGGTGTCCTTGAGCTTTTCCTCCCGCACCGGTAGGAGCAGCAAGAACGCGAAGATCGCCAGCGGCACCATGAGCAAGAACACCGGCGCGAGGCCGTCATTGTAGGAGACGAGCACGGCCTCGCGGACGGCCGAGGGCAGTTCATTGACCGAGGCGGGGGTCAGCGAGTTCGCCGCCCCGCCGTCGGCGCTGAACTTCTCCGCCATCTGCGCCCCAGCCGGACCCATCTCCGCGAATGCGCCGGGCAAATTCTCAGCCAGGTTGGCGTGCAAGTTGTGGATGAACATCGAGCCCACCAGCGAAGCACCCAACGAGGAGCCGATCTGGCGGAAGAAGTTATTCGTCGCCGTCGCCGTGCCCACCAGCGTGACGGGAAAAGAGTTCTGCACGATAAGCACCAACACCTGCATGACCAAGCCCAGTCCGAACCCAAAGAGGAAGAACAGCCACCCGAGCTGAAC
Coding sequences within:
- a CDS encoding DUF5997 family protein, whose translation is MKPQTAAKKLGIYLPATPEEFQNNAVTHVELKQLLENPPEWLADLRRTGPHPRPMVAQKLGITIAALKRNDLDKPLTTAEIKALLADQPEWLRVARTQLAEGRAEGAESAED
- a CDS encoding GNAT family N-acetyltransferase; the protein is MAEATFTLRPIRPEDYLQVRAIYEMGLESGHATYETKAPTWEEFSRIKMMETVFVAVDIDDPDKLLGWVAAAPVSSRSVFHGVVENSIYIHPDAAGRGVAGALLDKLIETCQQLHKWGIHAWVFPENEGSAGLHKSRGFQKVGTFHHMAKMTYGELAGQWRDTDVYELLLPKPGE
- a CDS encoding PhoH family protein, with the translated sequence MFDSTTTTDYLNDDQLDRHTSTATRTYVIDTSVLLSDPWALRKFAEHQVVLPVVVITELEAKRHHPELGWFARQALRMLEDLRSTYERLDQPVPINVDGGTLRVELNHQDQSGLPAAFRGTEGDHRILACALNLQLEGHDTTLVTKDVPLRVKAGAVGLAADEYHAQDVVFTGYTGMETIHTTAETIDALYRDGSVYVDGAEELPVHCGVTLISNTQSALGRVCADGSVRLVRGDIQAFGLQGRSAEQRVALDLVLDNSVGIVSIGGRAGTGKSALALCAGLEAVLERNEHRRIVVFRPLYAVGGQNLGYLPGSETEKMNPWAQAVFDTLDGLVSDNVMEEIQARDLIEVLPLTHIRGRSLHDSFVIVDEAQSLERNVLLTVLSRLGRGSRVVLTHDVAQRDNLRVGRHDGVQAVIEKLKDHELFAHITLQRSERSAIAELVTDLLEDNH
- a CDS encoding LysR family transcriptional regulator — protein: MLTLSFVTGTEPGKWFARFRERTSHGELRTLDSDDPLTELIDARVSLALVRLPDVRLEAEGEAFHMVTLYDEAPGIALPKDSELTLLDSLTQEDISGEILNYSGAEVAKVREGLQVVAANVGVLIAPRPLIKVLSRKQIEHRDYRGPGVSPTSIALVWRKDDDNEAIQDFVGIAKGRTANSSRQATPKRSAREKTLAKQQRRGQQPAKKKAPTRGGRRGRR